A single region of the Pararhodospirillum photometricum DSM 122 genome encodes:
- a CDS encoding energy transducer TonB — MPPPPEPKVEPPPEPKKPEPKKPEPEKPKEPEKPKEPEKPKEPEKKPEPEKPKEPEKKPEPEKPKEPEKKPEKPKEAPKEPPKQPQPQKPPKEADPFDSVLNTVKSMEKAQPQTQSKASASSQPAASTAPSSTSSSTQASNQGRISQRLTMSEIDAIRYHVEKMWNYNKGGKGVEKMMVDVLVTIATDGSVATAKALLDPALAADPFYRALADSAVRAVRRASPLPVPADKFPLFEKGFTLRFAPTGVDVN; from the coding sequence GTGCCGCCGCCGCCCGAGCCCAAGGTCGAGCCGCCGCCTGAGCCGAAAAAGCCCGAGCCCAAGAAGCCCGAGCCGGAAAAGCCCAAGGAACCGGAAAAGCCGAAAGAGCCGGAGAAACCGAAGGAACCGGAAAAGAAGCCGGAGCCCGAGAAGCCCAAGGAGCCGGAGAAAAAGCCGGAGCCGGAAAAGCCCAAGGAACCCGAGAAGAAACCGGAAAAACCCAAGGAAGCTCCGAAAGAGCCGCCCAAGCAGCCCCAGCCGCAGAAGCCGCCGAAGGAAGCCGATCCCTTCGATTCGGTTCTGAACACGGTCAAGAGCATGGAAAAGGCGCAGCCCCAGACACAGAGCAAGGCGTCAGCCTCGTCGCAGCCCGCGGCCTCCACGGCCCCGTCCTCGACGAGTTCCTCGACCCAGGCCTCGAACCAGGGACGGATTTCCCAGCGCCTAACCATGAGCGAGATCGACGCGATTCGGTACCACGTTGAAAAAATGTGGAACTATAACAAGGGCGGCAAGGGCGTGGAGAAGATGATGGTAGACGTGCTGGTGACGATTGCCACCGATGGCTCGGTGGCAACGGCCAAGGCGTTACTGGACCCGGCGCTTGCGGCCGATCCTTTCTACCGCGCGCTCGCCGACAGCGCGGTGCGCGCCGTGCGCCGGGCCAGCCCTCTGCCCGTTCCGGCAGACAAGTTCCCCTTATTTGAAAAGGGGTTTACCTTGCGCTTCGCCCCCACGGGGGTGGACGTGAATTAG
- the cimA gene encoding citramalate synthase, translating into MSKRVYLYDSTLRDGAQTQGVDFSAADKIAIARELDGLGIDYIEGGWPGANDTDDAFFARAPHMVRGRLAAFGMTRRAGRSADNDPALQTLLSSGAPVVTLVGKTWDFQCRVALGVELDENLRMIADSIALTAQRVDQAVFDAEHFFDGYKSNPEYAVSCLRTALDAGARWVVLCDTNGGTLPSEVEAIVTAITRQLPGDRLGIHCHNDTENAVANSLAAVQAGVRQIQGTLNGLGERCGNANLISIIPSLMLKMGFETGLSSHDLTRLKHVSRLLDERLNRAPDRRAPYVGDSAFAHKGGLHVSAVERDPRCYEHVTPESVGNTRQILVSNQAGRSNVMARFREIGLDMEASDPRIGSLLETIKRLEAQGFAFDGAEASFELLARRELAEVPEYFRLTSFRVIDERRWNARGELITLSEATVKMDIQGERHMVVAEGNGPVNALDAALRKVLVPVYPVLADLRLVDYKVRILTPDAATAALTRVMIESADAEGTRWTTVGVSSNVIDASFNALQDALTYRLFKSGQVPHPG; encoded by the coding sequence ATGAGCAAGCGCGTCTACCTGTACGACAGCACCCTGCGCGACGGCGCGCAGACTCAGGGCGTGGATTTTTCGGCGGCCGACAAGATTGCGATCGCCCGGGAGCTGGACGGACTGGGGATTGACTACATTGAAGGCGGCTGGCCCGGGGCCAACGATACCGACGACGCCTTCTTTGCCCGTGCTCCCCACATGGTCCGGGGCCGGCTGGCGGCCTTTGGCATGACCCGGCGGGCCGGGCGCAGCGCCGACAACGACCCGGCCTTGCAAACCCTGTTGAGCAGCGGCGCCCCGGTGGTCACGCTGGTGGGCAAGACCTGGGATTTCCAGTGTCGCGTTGCCCTGGGCGTGGAACTGGACGAAAACCTGCGCATGATCGCTGACTCCATCGCCCTCACCGCCCAGCGGGTCGATCAGGCGGTGTTTGATGCCGAGCACTTTTTCGACGGCTACAAGAGCAACCCTGAGTATGCTGTGTCCTGCCTGCGCACGGCGCTCGATGCGGGCGCCCGTTGGGTGGTGCTGTGCGATACCAATGGCGGCACCTTGCCCAGCGAGGTCGAGGCCATCGTGACCGCCATCACCCGGCAGTTGCCCGGCGACCGCCTGGGTATCCACTGCCACAACGACACGGAAAACGCGGTGGCCAATTCGCTGGCGGCGGTGCAAGCGGGGGTGCGCCAGATCCAGGGCACCTTGAATGGCCTGGGCGAGCGCTGCGGCAACGCCAACCTGATCAGCATCATCCCCAGCCTGATGCTTAAGATGGGCTTCGAGACCGGCCTGTCGAGCCACGACCTGACCCGGCTCAAGCACGTTTCGCGCCTGCTCGACGAGCGCCTCAATCGCGCCCCGGACCGCCGCGCCCCTTACGTGGGCGACAGCGCCTTTGCCCACAAGGGCGGCTTGCACGTGTCGGCGGTGGAGCGCGATCCGCGCTGTTACGAACACGTCACCCCCGAGTCGGTGGGGAACACGCGCCAGATCCTGGTCTCTAATCAGGCCGGCCGCTCCAACGTGATGGCGCGCTTTCGCGAGATTGGCCTCGACATGGAGGCCAGCGATCCCCGGATCGGCAGCCTGCTGGAGACCATCAAACGCCTGGAGGCGCAGGGCTTCGCCTTCGATGGCGCCGAGGCTAGCTTCGAGTTGCTGGCCCGGCGCGAGTTGGCCGAGGTGCCCGAGTACTTTCGCCTGACCAGCTTTCGGGTCATCGACGAACGGCGCTGGAACGCGCGCGGCGAGTTGATCACCCTCTCGGAAGCCACGGTCAAAATGGACATCCAAGGCGAGCGCCACATGGTGGTGGCCGAGGGCAACGGCCCGGTCAATGCCCTGGACGCCGCCTTGCGCAAGGTGTTGGTGCCGGTCTATCCGGTGCTGGCCGACCTGCGTTTGGTGGATTACAAGGTGCGGATCCTGACCCCCGACGCGGCCACGGCGGCCCTGACCCGGGTCATGATCGAAAGCGCCGATGCCGAGGGAACCCGCTGGACCACCGTGGGGGTGTCGTCCAACGTCATCGACGCCAGCTTCAACGCCTTGCAAGATGCGCTGACCTACCGCTTGTTCAAAAGCGGTCAGGTCCCCCATCCCGGCTGA
- the pal gene encoding peptidoglycan-associated lipoprotein Pal, with protein MKYGFLGAAAAVMMLSACSTTPDTGASGAGAGAATTTTKAAGPAAGTVAEFQQVVGDRVFFDYNEYNLSSEARATLQKQASWLTRYPTFSLTVEGHADERGTREYNLALGERRANAVREFLASQGVAANRVKTVTYGKERPTCTQSTESCWSQNRRGVSVPQ; from the coding sequence ATGAAGTACGGTTTCCTCGGGGCCGCTGCCGCCGTGATGATGCTGTCGGCCTGCTCGACCACCCCCGACACCGGTGCGAGCGGCGCTGGCGCCGGCGCCGCCACCACCACCACCAAGGCCGCTGGCCCGGCGGCTGGCACCGTTGCCGAGTTCCAGCAGGTCGTGGGTGACCGCGTGTTCTTTGACTACAACGAGTACAACCTGAGCAGCGAGGCGCGCGCCACCTTGCAGAAGCAGGCTTCTTGGCTGACCCGCTACCCGACCTTCTCCCTGACCGTGGAAGGCCATGCCGACGAGCGCGGCACCCGCGAGTACAACCTGGCCCTCGGCGAGCGTCGTGCCAACGCCGTTCGTGAGTTCCTGGCCTCGCAGGGCGTTGCCGCCAATCGCGTCAAGACCGTGACCTACGGCAAGGAGCGTCCGACCTGCACCCAGTCCACCGAGAGCTGCTGGTCGCAGAACCGTCGTGGCGTGTCCGTTCCGCAATAA
- a CDS encoding AsmA-like C-terminal domain-containing protein, whose translation MTLDRRGMDVKGTATLGGVPASLEWREAFSGDGVLSRYHARATVTEAQRQALGIVLPATQPPLATGDFKADVTVVREAGDRTTLDARLDLSPQALSLAALDWYKAPGASASARLLGRFTPGRATVDVNLTAEPGLELKVMVALDPETRAVRRLEVERAAVGQTWLTGAVDLTGPVPAFLVSDGVLDLEPVLKYRKTLPKDDPDTLPALTIDAGLRAVRMGERRVLERVSASLGRTNTHWRTALIRGTVQGGPPLSLTLGPSGEERAFSLVTEDGGAALRGLDVIDSLGGGALRVEGVIDDAGLARGRIDMTDFRLTQAPVLARLLSVAGLTGILDALAGPGIGFSVLRAPFVYKDPDLVLKDARAYGMALGLSARGTINLETDTLALEGTLAPAYAINRLVGQIPLVGQALVGGEGEGLIGVTYSVNGTLDDPRVGVNPLSALTPGFLRGIFGLFEGPAQQTAEPPLGGGQ comes from the coding sequence TTGACGCTCGATCGTCGGGGCATGGACGTGAAAGGGACGGCCACCCTGGGCGGGGTGCCGGCCAGTCTGGAGTGGCGCGAGGCCTTTTCCGGCGACGGGGTGCTCTCGCGCTACCACGCGCGCGCCACCGTCACCGAGGCCCAGCGCCAAGCCCTGGGGATTGTTCTGCCCGCCACCCAGCCCCCGTTGGCCACCGGTGATTTCAAAGCCGACGTCACTGTGGTGCGCGAGGCCGGTGATCGCACAACCTTGGACGCCCGCCTTGACCTGTCGCCCCAAGCCCTGAGCCTAGCGGCGCTCGACTGGTACAAGGCGCCGGGCGCTTCGGCTTCGGCACGTCTTCTCGGGCGTTTTACGCCCGGCCGGGCGACTGTCGATGTCAACCTCACCGCCGAGCCGGGGCTTGAGCTCAAGGTCATGGTGGCCCTTGATCCCGAGACCCGGGCCGTGCGCCGCTTGGAGGTCGAGCGGGCCGCCGTGGGCCAAACGTGGCTTACCGGGGCCGTGGACCTGACCGGCCCCGTGCCAGCGTTCCTCGTCAGTGACGGTGTTTTGGACCTGGAGCCGGTTCTCAAGTATCGCAAAACCTTGCCCAAGGACGACCCCGATACCTTGCCGGCGCTGACCATCGATGCGGGCTTGCGGGCGGTGAGGATGGGAGAGAGGCGGGTGTTGGAACGGGTTTCGGCCAGTTTGGGGCGCACGAACACCCACTGGCGCACGGCCCTGATTCGCGGCACCGTTCAGGGCGGGCCGCCGCTCAGTCTGACCTTGGGACCCTCGGGCGAGGAGCGGGCCTTTTCCCTGGTGACCGAGGATGGGGGAGCGGCCCTGCGCGGTCTTGATGTCATCGACTCCTTGGGCGGGGGAGCCTTGCGGGTCGAGGGGGTCATCGACGATGCCGGACTGGCGCGGGGGCGCATCGACATGACCGACTTTCGTTTGACCCAGGCCCCCGTACTCGCTCGCTTGCTGTCGGTGGCGGGCCTGACCGGGATCTTGGATGCCCTGGCCGGCCCGGGTATCGGTTTTTCTGTGTTGCGCGCGCCTTTTGTTTACAAGGATCCCGACCTTGTTTTAAAGGACGCTCGGGCCTACGGCATGGCCCTGGGCTTGAGCGCGCGCGGCACGATCAACCTCGAGACCGACACCCTGGCTCTTGAAGGAACCCTGGCGCCTGCCTATGCCATTAATAGGCTGGTGGGCCAGATTCCCTTGGTGGGGCAGGCTCTCGTTGGGGGCGAGGGGGAAGGATTGATTGGGGTGACCTATTCCGTGAACGGGACGTTAGACGACCCTCGGGTGGGGGTGAACCCGCTCTCCGCCCTGACCCCGGGCTTTCTGCGCGGGATTTTCGGCCTGTTCGAGGGGCCGGCCCAGCAAACGGCGGAGCCTCCTCTTGGAGGCGGCCAATGA
- the tolQ gene encoding protein TolQ, which translates to MEPLTADAITHLVSQAGAGVTDALAQTLIHLGDSLGHALGHAFGAGPEAQVQPPAPRAQPALPVDRELLPQAATVPQRPVGTGLPSSGTAGPVAAAAAGAGVGAAAAAAPAAPAPAHLSVTGLFMQADIIVKMVMMALMGASVWCWAIIIEKLIRIRDLNRKAEKFEEKFWSGSSLEDLFDRIGQRPRDPMSAVFVAAMREWRLAAQRRGGPAGPRPLLAQRIERVMGITMSRELDMVERRLGFLASTGSVAPFVGLFGTVWGIMNSFAAIGQSQDTSLATVAPGIAEALFATALGLVAAIPAVIAYNKLSSDIDRYAGRLEAFSGEFGAILGRQLDERD; encoded by the coding sequence ATGGAACCCCTCACCGCTGACGCGATCACGCACTTGGTTTCCCAGGCGGGCGCGGGCGTGACCGATGCCCTTGCACAAACCTTGATCCACCTGGGCGATTCCCTGGGCCATGCCTTGGGTCATGCCTTCGGCGCGGGCCCGGAGGCTCAGGTTCAGCCGCCGGCGCCGCGGGCCCAGCCGGCCCTGCCCGTTGATCGCGAGTTGCTGCCCCAGGCGGCCACGGTGCCGCAGCGCCCCGTGGGCACGGGGCTGCCGTCCAGCGGCACGGCCGGCCCGGTCGCGGCGGCGGCGGCGGGAGCGGGGGTTGGCGCCGCTGCGGCAGCGGCCCCGGCCGCCCCGGCACCGGCCCACCTGTCGGTGACGGGCCTGTTCATGCAGGCCGACATCATCGTCAAAATGGTCATGATGGCCCTGATGGGGGCCAGCGTGTGGTGCTGGGCGATTATCATCGAAAAATTGATTCGCATCCGCGACCTCAACCGCAAGGCGGAAAAGTTCGAGGAAAAGTTCTGGTCGGGCTCGTCGCTGGAAGACCTGTTCGACCGTATCGGCCAGCGCCCGCGCGATCCCATGAGTGCGGTTTTTGTCGCGGCCATGCGGGAGTGGCGGCTGGCGGCCCAGCGTCGCGGGGGGCCGGCCGGTCCGCGCCCGCTGCTGGCCCAGCGCATCGAGCGGGTGATGGGCATCACCATGAGCCGCGAGTTGGACATGGTGGAACGTCGGCTGGGCTTTTTGGCCTCGACCGGCTCGGTGGCGCCGTTTGTCGGCCTGTTTGGCACGGTGTGGGGCATCATGAACAGCTTCGCGGCCATCGGCCAGTCGCAAGACACCAGCTTGGCCACGGTGGCGCCCGGCATCGCCGAGGCCTTGTTCGCCACGGCGCTGGGCTTGGTGGCGGCGATTCCGGCGGTGATCGCCTACAACAAGCTGTCGTCGGATATCGACCGCTACGCCGGCCGCCTGGAAGCCTTTTCCGGTGAGTTCGGCGCCATCCTCGGCCGCCAGCTCGACGAACGGGATTAA
- the tilS gene encoding tRNA lysidine(34) synthetase TilS: MAADPPKVPALPQTAPALEPWFGSRLEGLGPFEPAPALAVAVSGGVDSLTLLALTCRWARARGGRVVALCVNHGLRAAAAGEAARVQRQAEAWGAEGIILTRPDRPPQTSLQEEARIFRHAALEEACRARGVLHLLLAHHQNDQAETVLERLARSSGPDGLAAMASITHRPGVRLLRPFLDVPKTALVATAHALGLSWDEDPSNQDPRFERARWRALAPPWPPRA; the protein is encoded by the coding sequence TTGGCTGCTGACCCGCCCAAGGTCCCTGCCCTTCCCCAGACGGCACCCGCTCTGGAGCCCTGGTTTGGCAGCCGACTGGAGGGGCTGGGACCGTTCGAACCAGCCCCGGCCCTGGCGGTTGCCGTGTCCGGGGGCGTGGACAGCCTGACCTTGCTGGCCCTGACCTGCCGCTGGGCGCGGGCCCGGGGTGGCCGGGTGGTGGCCTTGTGCGTCAACCATGGCCTGAGGGCAGCGGCGGCCGGCGAGGCGGCCCGCGTGCAGCGGCAGGCGGAGGCCTGGGGGGCCGAGGGCATCATCCTCACCCGGCCCGATCGTCCCCCACAAACCTCGCTGCAAGAAGAGGCCCGGATCTTTCGCCACGCCGCCTTGGAAGAGGCCTGCCGGGCGCGCGGTGTTCTTCACCTTTTGCTCGCCCATCATCAAAACGATCAGGCGGAAACCGTCTTGGAACGGCTGGCCCGCTCCAGCGGCCCCGATGGCCTCGCCGCAATGGCCAGCATCACCCATCGCCCCGGGGTGCGGCTGCTGCGTCCTTTTCTGGACGTTCCCAAGACCGCTCTTGTCGCCACCGCCCACGCCCTTGGCTTGAGTTGGGACGAGGATCCCTCGAACCAGGACCCCCGCTTTGAACGCGCCCGCTGGCGGGCTCTGGCCCCCCCCTGGCCGCCGCGGGCCTGA
- the tolR gene encoding protein TolR, translating to MGASIAPRRGGHSRRRRSHQMSDINVTPMVDVMLVLLIIFMVTAPLMTTGVKVDLPRASTASLGKDTEALTVSVTAEGAIYLQDQAMPDTALAPRLQAITQANPDVKIYVRGDAGVNYGRVMEVMGLLRQGGLEKVALITQPGQPAPQTPTKTRR from the coding sequence ATGGGCGCTTCGATTGCACCAAGACGAGGCGGCCATTCCCGCCGGCGACGCAGCCACCAGATGAGCGACATCAACGTCACGCCCATGGTGGACGTGATGCTGGTGCTGCTCATCATCTTCATGGTCACGGCTCCCCTGATGACCACGGGGGTGAAGGTGGACCTGCCGCGCGCGTCCACCGCCTCGCTCGGCAAGGACACCGAGGCCCTCACCGTGAGCGTGACGGCGGAGGGCGCCATCTATCTGCAAGATCAAGCCATGCCCGACACGGCCCTGGCGCCCCGCTTGCAGGCGATTACCCAGGCCAACCCCGATGTCAAAATCTACGTGCGCGGTGACGCCGGGGTGAACTATGGGCGGGTGATGGAAGTGATGGGCTTGCTGCGCCAGGGGGGCTTGGAGAAAGTGGCCCTGATCACCCAGCCCGGCCAGCCCGCCCCCCAGACTCCGACCAAGACCCGGCGTTGA
- a CDS encoding c-type heme family protein gives MSPPDPPSGGRRRRLLPLVVLGISVGGIGIGGGLYGWQAERIDDALQTMAHERARALFDLTSLAWDWNVRHQAGGIPPELPINPARMVREIGDLARPEGLRLSVTSLVPLDPANAPDAWEAESLRLINEGRMSERLSFFPGSEPVYRFMAPVPAKASCTTCHGDQGQKGGVMGGDLHYHAGPRAAGGRDSAQKKRPPCCWGGELSGL, from the coding sequence ATGAGCCCGCCCGACCCGCCTTCCGGGGGCCGGCGCCGACGCCTTTTGCCCCTCGTGGTGCTGGGGATCAGTGTGGGGGGGATTGGGATCGGTGGCGGCCTCTATGGGTGGCAGGCCGAGCGCATCGACGACGCCTTGCAAACCATGGCCCACGAGCGGGCCCGTGCCTTGTTCGACCTCACCAGTTTGGCCTGGGACTGGAATGTGCGTCATCAAGCCGGCGGCATCCCGCCCGAGCTGCCCATCAACCCGGCGCGGATGGTCCGCGAAATCGGCGACTTGGCCCGGCCCGAGGGCTTGCGTCTGTCTGTGACCAGTCTTGTCCCCCTTGATCCCGCCAACGCCCCCGATGCGTGGGAAGCGGAAAGCCTGCGCTTGATAAACGAGGGGCGCATGAGCGAGCGCCTCAGCTTTTTCCCCGGATCGGAACCGGTCTATCGCTTCATGGCCCCGGTGCCGGCCAAGGCTTCCTGCACGACCTGCCACGGCGATCAGGGGCAGAAGGGAGGGGTCATGGGGGGGGATCTCCATTACCATGCCGGCCCAAGGGCTGCTGGCGGTCGCGACAGCGCACAAAAAAAGAGGCCGCCCTGCTGTTGGGGGGGGGAACTTTCGGGATTGTGA
- a CDS encoding DUF3971 domain-containing protein, whose translation MKRAFFISLGLHVLLLILVIVGIPFNRREVVVQESVQIVELAEISDETTSRSDTKTPLTLLETLLGLGAGRPVRLAFSNASFLFEDPALGARLAIRDLDGFFDRQDGAFVITLGASLDRPEGEVRLDATLNGSAASDPLDAALSFAGLTPAALRESVALLMPGVSLALGPVRAGRLAGDVQARLDLRALAGPDPRLGLLNAFFRLEAGEVRLTLSGSLPETPWEKLSSDLEVPHVLLAGRATRGLESLPLDRLAVDLGHGATLEARGEAQDLATAPRISLRPVITGLATEDLIRLWPPFVAEGARTWMAENLSRGRVREAVLDIVLAGPRLAEVAPVSLAGTADVEGLTVVYRAPLPPLEDVGGRLHLALEAIRVDVAQARVQGLDGLALQGGTVVFTGLDAEDQFADIKARISGPLAQALTLIDHEPLGYAKAVGLVPAQVKGEAETEISFAFPLLKTLTFEQVSLGVKARLAGVALPRVVLGRDLGDGAF comes from the coding sequence ATGAAACGCGCTTTTTTCATATCCCTGGGCCTGCACGTGCTGCTGCTGATCTTGGTGATCGTCGGCATCCCGTTCAACCGGCGCGAGGTTGTCGTCCAGGAGTCGGTCCAGATCGTCGAACTGGCCGAGATCAGCGACGAGACGACCTCGCGCAGCGACACCAAGACGCCCCTCACTCTCCTCGAGACGCTTCTGGGGCTGGGCGCGGGACGGCCGGTGCGCCTAGCGTTTAGCAACGCCTCCTTCTTGTTCGAGGACCCTGCCCTCGGAGCGCGGCTGGCGATCCGGGATCTGGATGGCTTTTTCGACCGGCAAGACGGGGCCTTCGTGATTACCCTGGGGGCGAGTCTGGATCGGCCCGAGGGCGAGGTGCGTCTTGATGCCACCTTGAATGGGAGCGCCGCCTCCGATCCCCTGGACGCCGCCTTGTCCTTTGCCGGCCTGACCCCCGCCGCACTTCGCGAGAGCGTGGCTCTTTTGATGCCGGGGGTGAGCTTGGCGCTGGGGCCGGTGCGGGCCGGGCGTCTGGCGGGGGATGTGCAAGCCCGCCTCGATCTGCGGGCGCTGGCCGGCCCCGATCCCCGTCTGGGGCTGCTCAATGCCTTCTTCCGCCTGGAAGCTGGGGAGGTGCGCTTGACCCTGTCTGGGAGTCTGCCGGAGACGCCCTGGGAGAAACTGTCCTCTGATCTCGAGGTGCCCCATGTGCTCCTGGCCGGTCGGGCGACCCGGGGCCTGGAAAGCCTCCCCCTCGATCGCTTGGCTGTCGATTTGGGCCATGGCGCCACCTTGGAGGCCCGGGGGGAGGCGCAGGATCTGGCCACGGCGCCCCGGATCAGCCTCAGGCCCGTCATTACCGGCTTAGCCACCGAGGACCTGATCCGGCTCTGGCCACCGTTTGTCGCCGAGGGGGCCCGAACCTGGATGGCGGAGAACCTCTCGCGCGGGCGCGTGCGCGAGGCCGTTCTTGATATCGTTCTGGCCGGGCCCCGTTTGGCCGAGGTGGCCCCCGTGTCGCTTGCCGGGACGGCCGATGTCGAGGGGCTGACGGTCGTTTACCGCGCTCCCCTGCCGCCCCTGGAAGACGTGGGGGGACGCTTGCATCTGGCTCTTGAGGCCATTCGCGTGGATGTGGCGCAGGCGCGGGTGCAGGGGCTGGACGGATTGGCGCTTCAGGGCGGCACGGTGGTTTTCACCGGTCTTGATGCCGAAGATCAGTTCGCCGACATCAAGGCCCGGATCTCGGGGCCGCTGGCCCAGGCCCTGACCCTCATCGACCACGAGCCCCTGGGCTATGCCAAAGCCGTGGGACTGGTGCCAGCCCAGGTCAAGGGCGAGGCCGAAACCGAGATTAGCTTCGCCTTTCCCCTGCTTAAAACCCTGACCTTCGAGCAAGTCAGCTTGGGGGTGAAGGCCCGCTTGGCCGGCGTTGCCTTGCCTCGGGTCGTTTTGGGCCGCGATTTGGGGGACGGGGCTTTTTGA
- the ybgF gene encoding tol-pal system protein YbgF, which yields MSAIVPPFAFRGLAGGTALMVAVLLGSPPSQAQVPASATQETVTRLQVRVGELERLVQDLTGRVEEALYQNRQLQDKLKSNVGDIEYRLDALEGNPTRDTGTAAPGKTTPAKPGAVASPPATGVLTPPGKQGPASSTSLPTASATPNAGTLPDGSENDQYNYAFSLLRNSDYPSAEQALKAFIQKYPKGKLTGNAQYWLGETYYVRGDFEQAAVAFMSGYQNFPDSSKGPDNLLKLGLALANLNKTREACAAFGRLEGQYPKATDAIKRRAQSEIGRLGC from the coding sequence ATGTCGGCCATCGTTCCTCCTTTTGCTTTCCGTGGGCTCGCCGGCGGCACCGCCTTGATGGTGGCCGTGCTTCTGGGAAGCCCGCCCTCGCAGGCTCAGGTTCCCGCCAGTGCCACCCAGGAGACGGTGACCCGGCTTCAGGTCCGCGTGGGCGAGCTTGAACGTCTGGTCCAGGATCTGACCGGGCGGGTCGAGGAAGCCCTGTATCAGAACCGCCAACTCCAGGATAAATTGAAATCCAACGTCGGCGATATCGAGTATCGCCTGGATGCCCTGGAGGGCAATCCGACCCGGGACACCGGCACGGCCGCCCCGGGCAAAACCACGCCCGCCAAGCCCGGCGCCGTGGCCTCCCCGCCCGCCACCGGCGTTCTGACGCCCCCGGGCAAGCAGGGGCCGGCCTCCAGCACCTCCCTGCCGACCGCCAGTGCCACGCCAAACGCCGGCACGTTGCCAGACGGATCGGAAAACGATCAGTACAACTACGCTTTTTCCCTGCTGCGGAACTCGGATTATCCGTCGGCGGAGCAAGCGCTCAAGGCTTTTATCCAGAAGTACCCCAAGGGCAAGCTGACCGGCAATGCCCAGTACTGGCTGGGGGAAACCTATTATGTGCGCGGAGACTTTGAGCAGGCGGCTGTCGCTTTCATGTCCGGCTATCAGAACTTCCCCGATAGCTCCAAAGGTCCCGACAACCTGCTCAAGCTGGGTCTGGCGCTCGCCAACCTGAACAAAACCCGGGAAGCCTGCGCGGCCTTCGGGCGGCTTGAGGGGCAGTATCCCAAGGCCACCGACGCCATCAAACGGCGTGCCCAGTCGGAAATCGGGCGGCTTGGCTGCTGA
- the tolB gene encoding Tol-Pal system beta propeller repeat protein TolB: MALVLASAGITVAPARAELVIDITRGVTEPMPIAIPDFGGSDAQSTGMGRDVAGVIANDLGGSGLFRVLNKAAFIESLPSLATQPNFANWRALSAQGLVQGEVQPTGDGRLRVSFRLWDVAAGEQVVGRALVTQSENWRRVAHIIADEIYKAITGEGGYFDTRIVYIAESGPKNDRTKRLAIMDQDGANQRTLSTGEAMVLTPRFSPTAQEITYLSYYNGVPRVYLFNIESGRRELLGDFPGMTFAPRFSPDGNKVIMSMAKDGNTEIYEMDLRTRKATRLTNHPAIDTSPSYAPDARQITFNSDRGGSQQLYVMSADGSGVQRISFGDGSYATPVWSPRGDLIAFTKMKGGRFFIGVMRPDGSGEKILSEGFLVEGPSWAPNGRVLTYFREERGSRPGLYTIDLTGHAERMIPTSTEASDPAWSPLLP, encoded by the coding sequence ATGGCCTTGGTTCTGGCGTCCGCCGGAATCACCGTGGCGCCGGCGCGCGCCGAGTTGGTGATCGATATCACCCGGGGCGTGACCGAGCCCATGCCCATTGCCATTCCCGATTTCGGCGGCTCTGATGCCCAGTCCACGGGAATGGGCCGCGATGTGGCCGGGGTGATCGCCAATGACCTGGGAGGCTCGGGCCTGTTTCGGGTTTTGAACAAGGCGGCCTTCATCGAGTCGCTGCCCTCGCTGGCCACCCAGCCCAATTTCGCCAACTGGCGCGCCCTCAGCGCCCAGGGCTTGGTGCAAGGCGAGGTACAGCCGACGGGAGATGGACGCCTGCGAGTGTCGTTCCGACTGTGGGACGTGGCGGCAGGCGAACAGGTGGTCGGCCGGGCCCTGGTGACCCAGAGCGAAAACTGGCGTCGTGTGGCCCACATCATTGCTGACGAAATTTACAAGGCCATCACCGGCGAGGGTGGGTATTTCGACACGAGAATCGTCTATATCGCCGAATCCGGTCCCAAGAACGACCGGACCAAGCGGCTTGCCATCATGGACCAGGACGGCGCGAATCAGCGCACCTTGTCCACCGGCGAGGCGATGGTGCTGACGCCACGCTTCAGCCCCACGGCGCAAGAAATCACCTACTTGAGCTATTACAATGGCGTGCCTCGTGTCTATCTTTTCAACATCGAGTCGGGGCGACGCGAACTCTTGGGGGATTTCCCCGGCATGACCTTTGCGCCCCGGTTCTCCCCGGACGGCAACAAGGTGATCATGTCCATGGCCAAGGACGGCAATACCGAGATCTACGAGATGGACCTTCGCACGCGTAAGGCGACGCGACTGACCAACCATCCGGCGATCGACACCTCGCCGTCCTATGCGCCGGATGCCCGTCAGATCACCTTCAACTCGGACCGCGGCGGCTCGCAGCAGCTTTACGTGATGAGCGCGGATGGCTCCGGGGTGCAGCGCATCAGCTTTGGTGATGGCAGCTATGCCACACCGGTGTGGTCGCCGCGCGGCGACCTGATCGCCTTTACCAAGATGAAAGGCGGACGGTTCTTTATTGGCGTCATGCGGCCAGATGGCAGCGGCGAGAAGATTCTGTCGGAAGGCTTCCTGGTGGAAGGGCCGAGCTGGGCGCCCAATGGGCGGGTTCTGACCTATTTCCGCGAGGAGCGCGGCAGTCGTCCGGGCTTGTATACCATTGACTTGACGGGTCATGCCGAACGCATGATCCCGACGTCAACCGAAGCGTCCGATCCAGCGTGGTCTCCTCTGTTGCCTTAA